Sequence from the uncultured Flavobacterium sp. genome:
ACACTAAAATAAAGAAAGAAGTCATAGATTTTATCGTAGATATGCAAAACTGTACGCCTTGTTTGTGTTCAATCCAGACCCGACAGGTTTTAAAAACCTGTCGGGTCTAACAACGCTAAAATCAATGCGTTGTAATAATCCAAAAAAGAATAATATGAAAAGAATATTAACAATCCTGAATATTTTCATTTTGATTGGCACATCGGCAATAGCCCAAACATCGGCTGAAAAGTCAAAACCAATGAAATTACAGCAGATTCCGGGAAAAATAGAATGTGAATTTTATGATCTTGGCGGGGAAGGCATTGCGTATCACGATACTGATGAAGTCAATAATGGCAGCGGAAAACTGAATCCCGTTAACGGAAATCCTTTGAATGAATTCCGAATAAAAGAAGCCGTGGATATTTCGTATACAAAAACAGATAGTATTGATGATACATCTTATACCAAAGTTCCTCTCAAGATGAAACAGCTTTATGTGGGCTGGACGCAACCTTCAGAATGGATAAATTATACGATTCTGGTTAAGAAATCCGGAACGTACAAAATTGGTGTTTTGTATACCGCAAATGGTGATGGCGCAATTTCTATCGCAGTAAACGGAAAAGACGCCACAGGAAATATGAAAATTGAATCAACACATGACGACAAAGATCCCGTTGCGTGGCGACAATGGCATCATTGGAATAGTTCGGAAAACATAGGAACTATTAAACTCGAAAAAGGCACACAATTACTAACCTTGCATATTGTCGAAAACGGGAACATGAATTTAGATTACCTGACTTTTACTCCCAATTAATTTTTTCACCATATAAGTTATGTAAGTTTATTTAAGCTGTACGCATATTTACAATTCAGCTTATATTTTCTTATATCACTTATATGGTGAAAATAACTTATATGGTGGAAATCTTCAAATCAAGTATTTCTACCTAAAACCAGTTCATTCTATCTTTCTAAATTAGCTCAATAAAATAATCGTCATTTTAATTCTCTTATAAAGATCTTATGAGCAATCCCATTTTTACCGCACTTTTACCAATCCAAAAAGAATTTTCGCACTATTTACCTAACAGAAATTTCCTTGAATTCAATGGAAAACCTGTTTATCAATATATGATTGAAAAACTACTGAAAATTGATGCATTCGAAAGTATTGTTATCAATACAGATTCTGACGATGTGAAGGAATATTGCAAAAGCAACGGAAAATTAAGGATAATCGACCGACCAAAATCTTTAATTGGCGAAGACATAAAATCGGATTTAATTACAGCTTATACTCTTGACAAAATTGGTGGAGAACATTTTATCGAAATTCAAAGCTTTAATCCATTGCTTACGCAATTTACAATAGAAAGTTTCATTAAAGAATATACGGATCTTATAGTGAACGGAGAATATTATGATTCGTTTTTTAGCATTCAGCGTTACGAGTTGAGAAATTACGATTTAGATAAAAGGGAAATGAAAGATGACTTCCCGTTTTCAATAATCGAAAACGGAATTCTTTACGGATTTAATCGTACCACTTTCCGTAAAAATCGAAAAAAAATTGGAAAAATGGCAACACTTTCTGACGTAAAAGAAATTGAGAATACACTTTTGGATTCAGAAACTAACTATGAATTAGTGAAACTGGTTTTTGCGAATCAGGATAAATTTCCAGCTATTTTTCATAGTGGCGTTTAGATAAAAGAAATAGAATTAAAAAAGGGATTATTTCATTATTAGTGAAATAATCCCTTTTTTTATAAAACCTCAAAAGCTATCTTCTCGAAATAATCTTAGAATTTAAATGTAACATTTGCTGTTATACGAGTTGGATTTTGAGCTGCAAGTCTGTAAGACCAATATTTTTCGTTGGTAATATTATCTACTTTAAGACCAAGTCTGTATTTTGGCTGATCGTAGAAAAGTGAAGCATCTAATACCGTATACGACGGAATAGAAAACTTGAACGCTGCGGTATTTGTCTGGTTATATTTACTACCATAAATACCTCCAAAACCAATTCCTAAACCTTGCGCGCCACCTGTCGTAACTCTATAACTTGCCCATAAATTTGCCGTAGTTGGTGATCCGGCCGTTGATGGTCGTAAACCTTGGAAATTAGGATTACTCTTTTCAAATTTACTATCATTATAAGTATAACCTGCAACGATATTTAATCCTGAAATTGGGTTGGCAATAAACTCCGCTTCGAAACCTTTACTAACTTGAGTTCCATCCTGAACTGAGAAGTTTGAATGATCCGGATCGTCACGAGTAACATTTGTTACCTGAATATCGTAATAACTTAATGTAGCCGAGATTTTATTAAGGTCAAACTTAAATCCTCCCTCCCATTGATTCGCCTGATTTGGTTTGAATGTATTACCATAAAAATCAGAACCCGAAACGTTGCTAAAACCATTCATATAATTACCAAAAACCGAAATTTTTTCTTTCATAATTTGGTAAACTAATCCAA
This genomic interval carries:
- a CDS encoding carbohydrate-binding protein; translated protein: MKRILTILNIFILIGTSAIAQTSAEKSKPMKLQQIPGKIECEFYDLGGEGIAYHDTDEVNNGSGKLNPVNGNPLNEFRIKEAVDISYTKTDSIDDTSYTKVPLKMKQLYVGWTQPSEWINYTILVKKSGTYKIGVLYTANGDGAISIAVNGKDATGNMKIESTHDDKDPVAWRQWHHWNSSENIGTIKLEKGTQLLTLHIVENGNMNLDYLTFTPN